The following proteins are encoded in a genomic region of Effusibacillus pohliae DSM 22757:
- the cas6 gene encoding CRISPR-associated endoribonuclease Cas6: MRITACFKTDKLPFAYRLGVLSIIKECLKKGDSGLYKSYFQTNRPKPYAFSVYLHDFRFQETEISLSGFDLHITSPDYQFIIPFLNGLQKTTQFRYKQYLFHRGSIRFGNEQKVHSSRILVRTLSPILIENERHQPLSPHDPAYNDQFLAISNRISQSLRGQSLKSFVKITPVSTKKVVIKELNDSYLKAREEQRVSSDYLFFTAYQGRFMLEGDPSDLQWLVDVGCGLRTGQGFGYIQVESE, from the coding sequence ATGAGAATCACTGCTTGTTTCAAGACGGATAAATTACCGTTCGCATACCGGTTGGGTGTACTCAGTATCATCAAAGAATGCCTGAAAAAAGGAGATTCGGGACTATACAAGTCCTATTTTCAAACCAATCGTCCCAAGCCTTATGCATTTTCTGTATATTTACATGATTTCCGATTTCAAGAGACGGAAATCAGCCTGTCCGGTTTTGATCTTCATATCACGTCACCGGATTATCAGTTCATCATTCCGTTCCTGAATGGATTGCAAAAAACAACGCAATTCCGGTACAAACAGTATCTGTTCCATCGAGGATCAATTCGGTTTGGCAATGAACAGAAGGTTCATTCTTCGCGTATCTTGGTTCGAACGCTGAGCCCAATTCTGATTGAAAACGAGCGTCACCAGCCGCTATCACCCCACGATCCTGCTTACAATGATCAGTTTCTGGCCATTTCGAACCGAATTTCGCAGTCGCTTCGCGGACAATCTCTGAAAAGTTTCGTCAAAATCACGCCAGTTTCGACTAAAAAAGTGGTAATCAAAGAATTGAACGATTCGTATCTGAAAGCCAGAGAGGAACAAAGAGTTTCCAGCGATTATTTATTTTTCACCGCCTATCAAGGACGCTTTATGCTTGAAGGCGATCCGTCAGATTTGCAATGGCTGGTCGATGTAGGCTGCGGCTTGCGTACCGGTCAAGGTTTTGGATATATTCAGGTGGAAAGCGAGTGA